A genomic segment from Fibrobacter sp. encodes:
- a CDS encoding DUF4416 family protein — protein MKASQFSEQAQLIAFVLQKGSQWDLAVLEMLEKTWGPIRHKGKLFAFDQTSYYTPEMGDGLYRGVLSFVKTISPETIVDEKERSNALELTTATSDNPDHRHVNIDIGYMDLDKVVLPSYKRGPFKLYGGKGVWLDMLLTYAKGEFHPTAWAFEDFKRNPYQHDLQLIRERYKKAGGGKV, from the coding sequence TGATCGCCTTTGTACTCCAGAAGGGATCCCAATGGGACCTTGCCGTTCTTGAAATGTTGGAAAAAACATGGGGCCCGATTCGACATAAAGGCAAGTTGTTTGCGTTTGATCAAACATCCTATTATACTCCGGAAATGGGTGATGGCCTGTATCGCGGAGTGCTATCCTTTGTAAAGACGATTTCCCCAGAGACAATCGTGGATGAAAAGGAAAGGAGCAATGCGCTGGAACTAACCACGGCCACAAGCGATAACCCCGATCATCGCCATGTGAATATCGATATCGGTTATATGGACCTAGATAAGGTGGTACTGCCTAGCTACAAGCGTGGCCCCTTTAAACTTTACGGCGGGAAGGGCGTTTGGCTTGATATGCTTTTGACTTACGCTAAGGGCGAATTTCACCCTACGGCCTGGGCATTCGAGGACTTCAAGAGAAATCCATACCAGCATGACCTGCAGCTCATTCGCGAACGGTACAAGAAAGCCGGCGGTGGCAAGGTTTAA